The sequence GGTGTGGAACGAAAAGAGGTGTCGGCTTGCGCCGAACGGCGCGCATCCTACACTGGCCTTTCACTGACCGTACAGCAAGCCGAGAAAAACCGGACATTGGGCAGCGAAAGTCCATCTAAGTTCTTAACTTGTAGCTGGAAGCTTCGAACTTGTCGCGGCAACGCCCTATAATGCGCGCCGGTTTTTGGGGTAATGGTCATGAGTACAGAAGATCCGCGGTTTGCTGGTGTCGCCCGCTTGTATGGCATTGAAGGCCTGGACCGCTTGAAGGCGGCCCACGTGGCGATCGTCGGCGTCGGCGGTGTCGGCTCCTGGGCGGCGGAAGCCATTGCCCGTTGTGGCGTGGGCGAGATTTCGCTGTTTGACCTGGACGATGTCTGCGTCAGTAACAGCAACCGCCAATTGCACGCGCTGGACAGCACCGTGGGCAAGGCCAAGGTCGACGTCATGGCTGAGCGCCTCAAAGGTATCAATCCGGACTGCACCGTGCATGCGGTGGCGGATTTCGTCACTCGCGACACCATGGCTGAGTACATCACCCCCGACATTGATTGCGTGATCGACTGCATCGACAGCGTCAACGCCAAGGCGGCGCTGATTGCCTGGTGCAAGCGGCGAAAGATCCAGATCATCACCACTGGCGGTGCGGGTGGGCAGATTGATCCGACGCTGATTCAGGTGTGTGATTTGAACCGCACGTTCAATGATCCGCTGGCGTCCAAAGTGCGCTCTACCTTGCGTCGTGATTATGGGTTCTCGCGTACCGTGACTCGGCATTACAGCGTGCCCTGCGTGTTCTCCACCGAGCAACTGCGTTATCCGAAGCCGGACGGCAGCATCTGTTTGCAGAAGAGTTTTGTCGGTGATGGCGTGAAGCTGGACTGCGCGGGCGGGTTTGGCGCGGTCATGATGGTGACGGCGACGTTTGGCATGGTGGCGGCCACCAAGGCGGTGGATAAGATTGTGGCTGGGGTGCGCCGGCCGTCGGAGCGGGTCAAACCCACCTAGATTTCAGCACCTTGCAAAGATCCAAATGTGGGAGCGGGCTTGTGTGGGAGCGGGCTTGCTCGCGAATACGTAGTGTCAGTCACCAGATGTTTGGCTGACCCACCGCCTTCGCGAGCAAGCCCGCTTGTATGCTAGGACTTGAAGGGAGGAGAAGGGACAAAGCCCGATTCTGACTGTTGGCGCAGTACAGACCGTGGGAGATTTCGCCCCTCCTCCTTTCACCCAAGCGCCGATAAAGAATGCATCTGGCTATGACCGACGATAGGAACAAGCCTGCGCCTCTGGGTGAGCCCTTCAAGTGCTCAAAACCTTAGCCCGGAGTAAGTCCCATGGCAATGCCAGTTCCCGTCTCAAAGCCGATCGCTGGCGTCGATGTCGCTAAAAATGAGCTGGTGATTTACCACGCCGAGCTCGATTTGCTGGAAGTGATCCCGAACAACAAACCGCTATTAAAAAATGGCTGAAGGCCCTACCGGGCGCCGTGGCGGTCGCGATTGAAGCTACTAACATCTATCACTTGGAGTTCGCTGATCTGGCCTATGAGGCCGACTGCATGATCTACATGGTGGGTGGTTATGAACTCAGCCATTATCGTAAAGGTGTGAATGTCCGGGCTAAAACCGATGCTCTGGATGCCAAGTTGCTCGCACGCTATCTGAAAAACGAAGCCGAGGAGCTTCGCCCCTGGACGCCGCCATCTCCTCTGTATCGCCAGCTTTTGAGCCTTTTCCGTCGCCGGGCGGCCCTGGTTCAAGCACGTGTCAGTCTGACTCAAAGCTGGGCGAATGAGCCGTTGCTGAAGGCCTCTTTTGCTGAGCAAGTGAAGTCGATGCAAAAGCTAGAGGGCCTGATCGAAAAGATGATCGGTGATCGCCTGAAAGAAGCTGGACTCTCGGATCAGCTAAAGCGTTGTTTGAAAGTTGAAGGTATCGGCTTTTTGACTGGAGCCCGCTTGGTTACTACCTTCCAACGAGGTGATTTTAGAAATGCGGATGCGTTTATCGCTTTCTTGGGCATGGATTTACGCGTTTCTAAGTCAGGACAAAAAGATAATCGTCGCAGCTTGAGCAAGCGTGGCGACTCAGAGGCTCGGCGTCTGTTGCACAACGCCGCAATGGCAGCGAGTCGAACGGCTGCATGGAAGGAGTTTTATCAAGCGCAACGGGCGCGGGGTTATAGCACCACACAGGTACTGGTAATGCTGGCCCGTAAGCTTGCTCGAGTGGTATTCGCCTTGCTGAAAGGACAAAGCGAATACCAACCGAAGGTTGGTTGAGGGTTGCCCCTCAACCATAGAATCTCCCACATTTAGATTTGTGTGCGGCTCA is a genomic window of Pseudomonas sp. ADAK18 containing:
- the tcdA gene encoding tRNA cyclic N6-threonylcarbamoyladenosine(37) synthase TcdA — translated: MSTEDPRFAGVARLYGIEGLDRLKAAHVAIVGVGGVGSWAAEAIARCGVGEISLFDLDDVCVSNSNRQLHALDSTVGKAKVDVMAERLKGINPDCTVHAVADFVTRDTMAEYITPDIDCVIDCIDSVNAKAALIAWCKRRKIQIITTGGAGGQIDPTLIQVCDLNRTFNDPLASKVRSTLRRDYGFSRTVTRHYSVPCVFSTEQLRYPKPDGSICLQKSFVGDGVKLDCAGGFGAVMMVTATFGMVAATKAVDKIVAGVRRPSERVKPT